From the genome of Mugil cephalus isolate CIBA_MC_2020 chromosome 2, CIBA_Mcephalus_1.1, whole genome shotgun sequence, one region includes:
- the dctpp1 gene encoding glutamyl-tRNA(Gln) amidotransferase subunit B, mitochondrial, with protein sequence MMATNGKDASGVKDGVSSNHSSEEFAKSNGEARETPAPSKRQNGVAERPQRFTFSSEPTVEDIRRMQAEFTDERDWNQFHQPRNLLLAMVGEVGEVAELFQWRGEVAEGLPDWTESEREQLAHELSDVMIYLVELAEKCRVDLPQAVLRKMALNRLKYPASKVHGSAKKYTEYKD encoded by the coding sequence ATGATGGCAACGAACGGAAAAGATGCATCTGGAGTGAAGGACGGAGTGTCGTCTAACCACAGCAGCGAAGAGTTTGCCAAGTCAAACGGAGAAGCAAGGGAAACTCCGGCCCCGTCCAAGCGGCAGAACGGAGTAGCAGAGCGGCCGCAGAGGTTCACCTTCAGCTCCGAGCCCACCGTCGAGGATATCCGGCGTATGCAGGCCGAGTTTACGGACGAGCGGGACTGGAACCAGTTCCACCAGCCCAGGAACCTGCTGTTGGCCATGGTCGGGGAGGTGGGCGAGGTGGCGGAGCTCTTCCAGTGGCGGGGAGAGGTGGCCGAGGGTCTTCCGGACTGGACCGAGTCCGAGCGGGAGCAGCTGGCGCATGAACTTAGCGACGTGATGATCTACCTGGTGGAGCTCGCCGAGAAGTGTCGAGTCGACCTCCCCCAAGCAGTTCTGCGTAAAATGGCTCTGAACCGACTCAAATACCCGGCCAGCAAAGTGCATGGCTCGGCCAAAAAGTACACCGAGTACAAGGACTGA